The genomic interval CTCCAGGGTGTATCAACAGCTCGTTGTAAAGTACCTATCTGATTAAGTCCATGCCCTGTCTCGAGttcattaataatcaaatatgcaATGTCATCTGCATGAGCATTCTTCAATTCATCATTACGCTTACATGAAGAACCAACAATATTAACTATAAAAGTTAATCTATCAAAAAATTGATGAATAGGTGTCACATTTTTTGCTGCTGCAACCAAAGCCAATTGTAACCGATGAGCAAAGCAATGAACATAATAAGTACTTTTACAATCTTTTATAATCAAAGCTTGCAATCCATTAAACTCGCCCCTCATATTACTAGCACCATTATAGccttgacctctaatattttAAACATCCAAATTGTAGTGAGCCAAAGCAGAATATATAGCATCCTTTAAAGTTAAAGCCGCAGTATCAGATACATGAACAAGGCCAAAAAAATGTTTTTGAATGAATCCATTACTATCCACAAACCTCAATACTATAGACATTTGCTCTCTTTTTGACTCATCTCGGGCTTCATCAACAATTATGCAATACTTGGCAACTCCAATTTCTTCACGAATTGTATTTTTCACTCTCACCGAAAGCATATGAAGTATTTGTTTCTGAATATTGTGACTTGTATATTTGGCATTTTTTGGAGATTTCACAATTGCCTTTGAAAGTTCATCATTGTACATGGTCAGCACAtccaaaaattcaagaaaattgcCATGATAAAATGAACTAGATTTCTCAGCATGACCTCTAAACGGAATTCCTTGAAGTGCAAGTAATAACACCACGTGTATGTGAGCCTTCAATCGAAGACGATTAGTTGCAACttgttcatcattaaaattatcaaatctcCTTGATATATGTTGTGTTTGGTTCATCAAATCCTCACATGCCTTTTCAGCATTACGATGGGGTGAAGATACATTATCCTTTCCCATATGGCCTAGGAAAGCACAAGCTTTTCCATTTCGAATTTTCTTCCACTTATCAAATCCATCAACAGTAAATGTAGTTAGATTTAAGTATCCTGAAGGCTTGTTGAAGATAAAACATGGAAAGCAATATGCTTTATCTTTAGTAGTTGAATACTCCAACCAAGGAAATTGTTCATACCAAGTTGACTGAAATCTTCGAGGGtgcttaatattttatttaatggaTATTCTTGAAGAATAGGTTGATATGCTTTCAGATTCAAATAAACTCGACGAATCTCGTCTCGTTGATTAGGATGATATTCCCAAATTTGTCGACGCAATCTTGGATCACGCTCTAAAGAATCAAGATCAACCTCTTCAGTTTCTGTATTTTTGAATCTTTTAGGAGGAATTTCAGATGGAAGATCATCATTATTTGATCTTGTCGATAGAGTCATCGGAGTAGCCGGATCCAGTTTATTTGCTCTCTTCCTTTGAAAAAATTTATCAATCGTAACAGTATTTCTCATTTGAAGTATATGAAACCTTTAACAATGGAAAACTCGAATTATTTCAAATAAgtgaataataattaataacaaCAATATTAAACCAAACATTAAGTCAATGATaaaaagtaaataataataacaacataaacaaacaaaaatatcaaaatttttatcATTCATGATCATTAACCATTAAATAAGCAATTCCAACTTCAACTATTTAGGcactttaatttctaaaataacaaGATTTAATTAAAATGTCTAAATTAATCATTAGGAGAAAGCAAACAAAATCAAGGAATCAAGTAAAAAGTAGAAAAGCAAACAAAATCAAGAAGTCCAACGAAATTGTGAACTTTATATCGTTCTATTCTTGAAAATGAagataaaaatgataaaataaaggtATAAATTTGTGTTAAGCTAGTAAGCTTCATAAATCATAATCATAATGTGATAGATCCTACCTTCCCTTTAAAATGCAGTGGCATATACAGCGGCGGattaaaacaataataaaattattacacCAACAGGCAAGGTAGGATCTAATAAATTATTAGATAATAAGATTATTAGGTTGCATTTTAAAACAGTAATAAAATTATTAGGATCAACAGGCAATAACCAACAGCCTTAAACAAAAAAAAGAGGCAAAGTTCTACAATCTACATATTACAGATAAAATTTAGAAGGATGATCGATCGAGGAACTAGAAAGGGAAGGTAGGATAAAGAAATGAATATGGAAACACCAAccaaaataaagatttttttccCTTCTCAGTTCTAAGAGTTTCAAAACCCTAAGGAGTAAGGACTAAGGAGAAGAGGAATCGCACCTTTCTCTCGAATCGGGATCGAGAACCTTCTCGTCGTAGTTTCGCAGAGATCTGAGACCTCCACACCGGAGTTCACCTACTGCGGAGCGAGTAGTCGCTGCCGCCGTGCCGCTGCCGCCTGCGCCGCCGACTGGTTCGAAGTGTCGAACTCCCAAATCAAAATACCTATTTGCCTTTCTCATTAATTAgcttataaataataataatatattagtatattatttataaattttacacgtGGACTGTGGGGGGTTGTGGCCCTCCCCAGTCCATATGTAAATCCGCCTCTGCTTCAAAACCTTGGGGTCTAATAATGTTCCATCTAAGATCATTGTAGAATTAACCAGATCAAAAAGAGCGAAAAATGGATAATAATAATAGACCTGCAACAATGCAAGTGAAAATTGAGATCCAAGCTCCAACATCAAGGAAATAGGATTCTCTAGGTAAATAGTTTATTCTTTTTGCAAAAAGAAAGTACTCATGACCATTGAACATTGCGATGTGCTAATGCCTAATAACAAATGAACAACAAGATCTGTAAATCTATAACCCTTATGACTTGGGTGACAAATTCACATCACATCAGATGTTCATGTAATATGCACAAGTTGTAACAGTAAAATTAATGAAAGAAGGTATTTGACGCAAAAGATTCTTTCTGAAAGCAATGCCAGTGAAGGTTGAGGCATTTTATATAAGAccattttctgaaaaatagacGATATTTTCTCTGCCTTGGTAAAGTTCTTATTAGTTGTCTTTGAAATGTAGATTTTATGATTTAAAGGAGACTGCTACCATTAAGACGAAAACATTATAAATCAAATCAGAGTCAAAATTAGGATCTATTAAGAATAATCAAAAATCCAATAAAGATAATGTAGTGCAATAGTTGGTTATACAATCGCCACACTAATTACAATAGGGAGATCAAAGAAATCACTATCATTAAATAATGTAGACCTCATCTATATATGGGGTTAATTATATGGACTTTATCTTTCTATTGAACTCTATGTGAAGGTATATATCCCTTACACCTTCAGTTCCAATGCTTTCATTTTGTATGACTATATACTGCTCATCTTTGAACTTGTTCATTCTATCTTAACCTTTGTTGCCCCTCATTTTATTATCTGCTGGACTAAATCTAACTTCTCTAAGATAGTAAAGTTATGAtagcatttaaatttttttaaatataaaccaTCAATTCATCCTAAGCAATGATAAAAAAAACTATCTATCATATAAGAGATTCTAATAAGGAATTTAGGTTATTTAATATTAACTAGAGTTGTATTTGAGAACTTCTAATGTAAAGCAATTTGCATTAGTATAATTTATGAGTCAGTCCCTATTATAgctttagaataaaaaaaatacccgCCCTCCTGAAGAACATCAGGTAGTGATAAATATATCCACACACACCTGAAAACGACAATATCTTGTTTTCCACTTTATTGATGGATGACACACAAGAAGGAACCCAAGCAACTTGCCTAGTGCTCAGCAAACTCTGTGGTCATGGTTTTAAGTGTCTTGTGTGCTGGCTGAAGCAACTTATGAGCCTTCTGGAATCACATGATGTCAGATTGACAAATTGTAGATCAGACATTTTCAAAAACCTGGATTGACACCTAATCATTAACTATTATATGTCAAATCAAGTAGCAAAAAACTCATACAAACTTCAAGAAGTCATATGCAAAAGCCATCACAAGGGCAttgttaatttattatatattggCAACTTAACTAGAGAAAAACAAAACCATCAACAACTGTGTCAagcaaattcaaaaatgaaggcACACATCACTTAAGAAAAAGGCACTAATAATTgtcaaaattcaaatattaagtaGTTTActgaacaaattatttttgtttctgCTAAATAATTCTACCACTTCCCAAACAAGTTCCATGACACTAAAACAAGAAATCATCTTGACAGGGAATTAAAGGATACAAAGGTGCTCATACCTTGTCACTAGCAAAGACATTGGTTCTTCCTTTAGCTTCCCAAGAAGAAAGAGACCCGATacctgttggtatttaactgtTCGATGCGCAACGGAAGGtgtgaaaaatagattaaacgccttttaaaatttttcacaaCAAAACAATTTTGTTTAGATCGAACAAAAGATCTTGTttaattataaaatctcttataatTCAACATGCAAACattataatattttctttataattcTACAAAATAGAATCTTTACCTTGAGTTCGCGCCTAAGATTTGCAGGTCGCCGgtataacgcccgcccttc from Zingiber officinale cultivar Zhangliang chromosome 6B, Zo_v1.1, whole genome shotgun sequence carries:
- the LOC121990940 gene encoding uncharacterized protein LOC121990940 — translated: MRKANRYFDLGVRHFEPVGGAGGSGTAAATTRSAVGELRCGGLRSLRNYDEKVLDPDSRERFHILQMRNTVTIDKFFQRKRANKLDPATPMTLSTRSNNDDLPSEIPPKRFKNTETEEVDLDSLERDPRLRRQIWEYHPNQRDEIRRVYLNLKAYQPILQEYPLNKILSTLEDFSQLGYLNLTTFTVDGFDKWKKIRNGKACAFLGHMGKDNVSSPHRNAEKACEDLMNQTQHISRRFDNFNDEQVATNRLRLKAHIHVVLLLALQGIPFRGHAEKSSSFYHGNFLEFLDVLTMYNDELSKAIVKSPKNAKYTSHNIQKQILHMLSVRVKNTIREEIGVAKYCIIVDEARDESKREQMSIVLRFVDSNGFIQKHFFGLVHVSDTAALTLKDAIYSALAHYNLDV